AGGGCGTTGGACTGCTAGCTGGCAACGGCCTGGCGGCGTACTACGTCTTTGAAAACGGAATCACAGCTCACTATGAATCACACCGAGGGAAACCCTCCGGTAATCACTCTAGCAGCCGGTGGTTCGGATTTGAGGTTTACGGCACCGAGGGAATTATCTCGCTACGAAACTCCCCCTGTGGGGAGATGTACCTCTACCCTCACGGTTTGTGGATTCCGGAGGAGAGGGAATGGGAACGTATCCTTCTGGATGAGTGGGAAAAACGACCAGACGGTACAAACCGGTCGGATCAAGAGCAGATGCACCTCAGTAATCAGATGATTGTGAAAGAACTTGTCCAAGCCATTGAGGCGGACCGCGATGTCGTTGCGGTTTCCAGTGGGGCGGATGCGCGCGCAGCGCTGGAAATGATTATGGCAGTCCATGAATCCCAACGCTTGAAAACACGGGTATCCTTCCCGCTAGAGAACCGGGAAAATCCTTATGAGGTTTGGCGCAGCGGGAAGGAAAGTCGTTGACATAAAATTTAACGGCTGCTAAACTTTTGCCGGTTCAATAATCAGAGTTCTTTTCTTGGAGGCATACTATGCTGATTGGATATGTCAGCGACGAACGCTATGTAGCAATTCCTGACGTATTGTTAGAATTTGTAAATGAATCAGGTTCGTATGAAGCCCATTCGCGGGCAACGGGCGCGATTTACGCGGATCTGTCACCAGGACCCTACAAGGTGACGCTCTATAAACCCGGCTTCGGTGCAAAGAGTGTTAACATGACAGTCCAAAAGGATCAACCGTATCAGTTTCGTTTGCTTTCGGACTGTTTGCTGGGATATGCTTGGCCCAAGTGGGTGCGGTCCGGTGAGAAATCCGAATTCCGTGTCCACGCCGTCGAGGCGTACGAACTTTCGTTGTGGCGGTATGGGTTTCAGAAGGAATTGATCCGAGACCTCGGCTGGCATGATGAGCATGGTCCCCGCGCAACGATGCAGATCTCCCCCGATGGAGATTTCACTCAAACCGGTATTGAGTGGAATAAGTTCGGATATACGAATCCCCATCACCTCCAGTTCGTTGAAGCACCGGCTCGGAGTGGGCTTTACTATTTTCACGCCAAAACAGAATCAGGCGCGTTCTTTTCCTTCCCGTGGATTGTTGCACCGGCGAAGCCGCAGGCACCGATTGCCGTACTAGCTTCCAACATCAACTGGAACGCTTACAACAACTTCGGCGGTCGGAGTAACTATATCCATCCCGACCAGTTTCCACCGACACCCACCATCAACGCTCGACTCGATCTGAAGCGATATACTAACCGTAACCACCAGCACTTCGATGCCGACGAATATGCCCCTCTGTCGTTTGATCGCCCTGAATTGATTAACGTTATCGCTGAAGATACGGAAGTTACGGATCCAGTCGAGGGGCGCTCTGCCTGTCACGTCGCCCCCGCCGAATGGCGTCTCTTCGGTTGGCTGGAGCGCGAAGGATATGATTACGACCTTTACGCCGAAACACAGCTTCACCAAGGGGTTCTGAACTTGGAAGACTACAAAGTTCTCATGATCAGTACCCATCCCGAATATTGGTCGACGGATATGTATTTTCGGCTCAAAGCATGGGTCTTCGAGGGCGGCGGCAAGCTGATGTATCTCGGGGGCAACGGCTTGAACTGTGAGGTTGAATTCCTCGACGAGTACACGATGGTCGTTCACAATGAGAACTGTGGAAGCGGTAGTTTCACCACGCTGCAGGATGTTGGGTATGAAAGCCGATTCCACCTGCGCCACGAATCCGAAGCCAACCTCTTGGGCGTCGTCTGTACCGACACCGGTATTATGACCGGCGCACCCTATCGGGTGATTGACGATTCTCACTGGATTTATGAGGGCACAGGACTGAAGAATGGGGATGTGTTCGGGGAAAAGAGTCTACATATGCGTTGTCCCGGTGGCGCTTCGGGCCACGAAATGGACAAAATCTCCGCTAGTTCTCCTAAGAACACCCAGCTGCTCGCCAAGGGGCTCAATCCCGACGATGGCGGTGCTGAAATCGTCTATCACGAGCCCGGTGACGGCGGTGCCGTTTTCTCCGTCGGCTCGATTACCTATCCCTGCTCTGTGATAGTGGACGACACGATTTCAAGAATTACCACCAATGTGCTGAAACGATTTCTGGAATAAGAAACCACGATGGTGTCCTCATGAGGAGGGACATAGAATTTTCTGGAGGAGGTACACATGCACATCAATCAAGACGCTTATAATCATTACTGGGAAAAGGGTTGGGTCGCCATCGAAGGCATCTACAGCCCCGATGAAGTTGAACGCATCGCCCAAATTGCTATTGAGGTCAGCGATCGTGAGATAGAAACCCCAGAAACTACGGATCAGGGAATCGGTTACGCTGTCGATCGAGCGGAAGATGGTACGATTGCGCCACGAAAAATCAATGCACCTTTCCTCAAAGAACCTGACTTCCAATCCTTCGTCCTTGACGCCCGTCTCTCGCGCATCATCGAAGACCTCATCGGCGTAGAGCCGGTGCTGGTCACTGATCAGATTTTCATGAAACCGCCACACTTCGGTAGTGCGAAACCGTACCATCAAGATAACTACTACTTCAAATGTGATCCGGCGGATCATGTCATCACCGCTTGGATTGCGATGGACGACGTAGATGAGTCGAACGGCTGTCTCCGCTATATCGAAGGTTCACACAAGGGACCGGTGTTGCCACACGAAACGCCAGACCCCGATGAGCCATATAACCTTGTGCCGCCGCCCGAACTGGTCGATCTATCGCAAGAGGCATTGGCGGAAGTCAACAAGGGTGGTGTCGTTTTTCACCACTGTAAGACGTTGCATACATCCCACCGTAACGAATCTGACCGCTGGCGACGTGGTTATGCGACACATTGGGCGAGCGCGCACACGACGTGTGAAATTGATACAATCAAGAACGGTTATTTTCAGCGAGACGATTTTCCGGGAACCAAGTAGAAAAGAAAGTGTTACATATATTGCCCTAGGTACTATGAACTATCGGTGTTTGGGACGGACCAACTTGCAAGTATCGGAGATTTCGCTGGGAACCGTAGAGCTAGGCATGGACTACGGCATCCCTGTGCGGGGAGAGCAGCGACGACCATCCGAGGAAGAGGCTGCCCGTACACTCAACCGTGCGCTCGACTTGGGCGTTAATTTAATTGATACCGCGCAGGCTTATGGGGAGAGCGAAGCCATTATTGGACGGGCATTGAAGTCGCGTCGGAACGAATATATCCTTGCGACGAAGATTGGCTCGTTGAGTTGGGAGGGTTATACCGGCAGAGAATTACGAGAACAGGTGGAAACGTCAATCACCGAATCGCTGCGAACGCTACAGACGGACACCATTGACCTACTCTACATCCACAATGCCACTCCTGAACTTATTCAATGTGGGGAACTTGCAGAGATAATGCAGCAGGCGCAAGAAGCGGGTTACGTTCGTTTCATTGGCACCACCACCTATGGCGAAGCCGCACCGTTAGCCGTGTTAAAAGATGGTCGCTTCGACTGCGTACAGGTTGCCTACAACCTATTAGACCGTCAGTTTGAAGAACGGGTGTTACCGCTGGCTAAAGAGAATGATGTGGGGGTTGTTATCCGATCCGTTCTCCTGAAAGGCGCATTGACCCATCGCTACGCCCACCTTCCCGAAGAACTCCGCGAACTGCAGATGGCGGTCGGACAGGTAAATTCATTGTGCGGCGCACAAGATAGAAGTTTACCGGAATTGGCTTATGGCTTCGTGCTTGCTCACCCTGCAGTCTCCACCGCGTTGGTGGGCACCGGTCGAGTGCATGAGTTAGAGGAGATCGTCTCATCGGCAGAGTGTGATGCGCTTCCGCCGGCGTTACTCCACGACATTCGAGAGATTGTTGTGAGCCCAGATCAACTCAACCCCGGCAACTGGCCATTCCGCTAAAGCGGTGCTTCGTTCACACATAAAGAGGTGAAACATGTATAACTCAGTCAAGGTCGCAGCAATTTCGATTAAACCAAAGAAGTGGGATAAAGCTGCAAACGCTGACAAGATGGAGGCATTTTTTGTTGAAGCCGCCAAGGAACAGCCACAGGTGATTTTGACAACAGAAGGGGTACTTGAAGGCTATGTCGTCATGGAGGTCATCGAGAATCGGGAAACGGCGGAGAGGCTGCTTGACATCGCAGAGCCGATTGATGGTCCTTACATTCAGCGTTTTCAGCAGCTTGCCAAAAAGTTGGGGATTTCTCTCTGCTTCGGTTTTGCCGAACGCATCGCCGATGAGGCTTATAACTGTGCTGTGTTTATCGATCACAACGGCGAAATTTGTGGTAAATATCACAAGACACAACTCGCTGAAGGCACGCATTCTTCTTGGAACTTTAACCGTATCGGCAAGACGTTGCGCGCTTTTGATACACCGATCGGTCGTGCTGGGGCTGTCATCTGCAACGATCGATGGAATCCGATGATTACGCGTACGCTTGTCCTTGATGGGGCAAGTCTAATCTTTATCCCATCCTATGGATCGAGGAGCAAGAGACAAAACGAAGCCGTGCTTGCGCGGGCGCGGGAAAATGGGGTGCCAATCGTCGAAGCAAATGTCGGTATGAACCTCATCATCAGTAAGGGCGAAATTGTCGCCTACAAGTGGGGCAACGACCAAATCTCGACTGCAGTCATCGACATCCCGGAACCTCCATCGCAAAAGGTAGCGCGTCGTGCCGAGCGGGAATATCTGCAATTGCAGGGACCTGAGATGGACAAACGCTATCAGAAAACAATGGAACAACTAGCCGAGTGAGCCTGCGAAACAACTGAAAAGATTGGCCTATATTTCCCGATAGTTTTCTGAAGAATTGAGTCAATTTTGTATTTGAATTAAAAGTGGAGGTATGCTATACTAGCGGATTGATAAGTCCTTGACACCGTCGAGTTGCATAATATAAGTGCCTCGACATAACTTGATAGATTCTTGGGTGCCGAGGCGAGAGCGTGAATATCGAAATAGTTCTGTTCAATCTAATAAAAAGCCCATCACAAATGATGGATGAACAAGGAGGCAAAATCGACCATGAAAAGATTAAATAGAAACTCATGGATAGGCAGCGCTGGACTGTTTGTGTTAATCTTATTAGTTTCCGGCTGTGCAACGGGGACATCACTAAAAAATCTTCCAGCCGTTCAACCGGCTGAGATGTTACCAGAGCATGTTGTCCTTGAGGAGGTTGCTTCAGATGCATTTAAAATTAGACCTCCCACGGGACGAATACTCTCAATAACTAAAGATAACATTACGGTTCAGATCGTCTACTGGCGTCGCGCGGATCTTGATCGCAAGTATAATCGTGGCAATGCTTTCTCGCCCTTCTATGAAACGGAAGCACTCCACCAAGGCGACAAAACAGATGTCTTTTATGTGAAAGTCACAAACAATGCCGCCACCCCTGTTGTCTATCGAATCAAGGGCACCCGCCAAGTCCCCTGCGAGATGGTCGATCAAGGGGATAACCGTTACGGATCATTGGATTACGATGCCCTAAAAGAACGTTTGACTTACATGTCTCGCGCTTCGGGGATATATGTCACGAACGGACTCAGAAAGGCAAGAGAGATTTTGATAGAAACACAGCTTCTAGACTCAGAAAAGGGGATCCAGCCCGGAGAGAGTATCGAGGGTTTTCTCCCATTCTACCAGATGAAGCACAACGCCGAAACGTTAATAGTTATTATTCCGCTTGAGTTAAAGCCGCCGGAAGGCACTGCGACTCGTTATAAGAGAATAGTATACGAATTCCCCTTCATACATCATAAAGGGATTCGGCTTGCACAACCAGCGCCGCATCGATACTAGCGGTGAACGATAAGTGACAAGTGATGAGTGAAACCGGATCGGGGCATTCATCACTTGTCATATTCTATCGTACAACGAATCGCTCTCTACGATTTTGCAAGGTGGCAACGAGTTCAAAAACTGCTTGCCGTAAAACTTGGTCTTGATGCGCGCATCGAGGGCAACAAAAATTCCGGTGTCCGTTTTTGTGCGAATTAAACGCCCAAACCCTTGCTTGAATCGAATAATCGCTTCCGGCAAGCTAAACTCCATAAACGGATTTCCGCCCCGCTCTTCAATCTCTTTGACCCGTGCCTTTATCACCGGATGTGTGGGTACTTCAAAGGGTAGTTTGGCAATAATTACACTACTGAGCGACTCGCCCCGCACATCAACTCCCTCCCAAAAGCTCGAAGTTCCAAACAGGACAGAATCGATGTTCTCCCTAAACTCCGTCAACATCGCGCTGCGCGAAAGCCCCTCTCCCTGCTTGAGCACGTCAATCCCAAGCTGCTCAAGGTAAGGTAGAACTTCCTCATAAACCTCATCCATCATCCGGTAGCTTGTAAATAGGACGAAGGCTTTGCCGTGCGTCAGTCTGAGGTAATTCAGGATCTGTGTGGTAGCGGCCCGTG
The Candidatus Poribacteria bacterium DNA segment above includes these coding regions:
- a CDS encoding carboxypeptidase regulatory-like domain-containing protein; this encodes MLIGYVSDERYVAIPDVLLEFVNESGSYEAHSRATGAIYADLSPGPYKVTLYKPGFGAKSVNMTVQKDQPYQFRLLSDCLLGYAWPKWVRSGEKSEFRVHAVEAYELSLWRYGFQKELIRDLGWHDEHGPRATMQISPDGDFTQTGIEWNKFGYTNPHHLQFVEAPARSGLYYFHAKTESGAFFSFPWIVAPAKPQAPIAVLASNINWNAYNNFGGRSNYIHPDQFPPTPTINARLDLKRYTNRNHQHFDADEYAPLSFDRPELINVIAEDTEVTDPVEGRSACHVAPAEWRLFGWLEREGYDYDLYAETQLHQGVLNLEDYKVLMISTHPEYWSTDMYFRLKAWVFEGGGKLMYLGGNGLNCEVEFLDEYTMVVHNENCGSGSFTTLQDVGYESRFHLRHESEANLLGVVCTDTGIMTGAPYRVIDDSHWIYEGTGLKNGDVFGEKSLHMRCPGGASGHEMDKISASSPKNTQLLAKGLNPDDGGAEIVYHEPGDGGAVFSVGSITYPCSVIVDDTISRITTNVLKRFLE
- a CDS encoding phytanoyl-CoA dioxygenase family protein; the encoded protein is MHINQDAYNHYWEKGWVAIEGIYSPDEVERIAQIAIEVSDREIETPETTDQGIGYAVDRAEDGTIAPRKINAPFLKEPDFQSFVLDARLSRIIEDLIGVEPVLVTDQIFMKPPHFGSAKPYHQDNYYFKCDPADHVITAWIAMDDVDESNGCLRYIEGSHKGPVLPHETPDPDEPYNLVPPPELVDLSQEALAEVNKGGVVFHHCKTLHTSHRNESDRWRRGYATHWASAHTTCEIDTIKNGYFQRDDFPGTK
- a CDS encoding aldo/keto reductase produces the protein MQVSEISLGTVELGMDYGIPVRGEQRRPSEEEAARTLNRALDLGVNLIDTAQAYGESEAIIGRALKSRRNEYILATKIGSLSWEGYTGRELREQVETSITESLRTLQTDTIDLLYIHNATPELIQCGELAEIMQQAQEAGYVRFIGTTTYGEAAPLAVLKDGRFDCVQVAYNLLDRQFEERVLPLAKENDVGVVIRSVLLKGALTHRYAHLPEELRELQMAVGQVNSLCGAQDRSLPELAYGFVLAHPAVSTALVGTGRVHELEEIVSSAECDALPPALLHDIREIVVSPDQLNPGNWPFR
- a CDS encoding carbon-nitrogen hydrolase family protein, which codes for MYNSVKVAAISIKPKKWDKAANADKMEAFFVEAAKEQPQVILTTEGVLEGYVVMEVIENRETAERLLDIAEPIDGPYIQRFQQLAKKLGISLCFGFAERIADEAYNCAVFIDHNGEICGKYHKTQLAEGTHSSWNFNRIGKTLRAFDTPIGRAGAVICNDRWNPMITRTLVLDGASLIFIPSYGSRSKRQNEAVLARARENGVPIVEANVGMNLIISKGEIVAYKWGNDQISTAVIDIPEPPSQKVARRAEREYLQLQGPEMDKRYQKTMEQLAE